A genomic window from Corvus hawaiiensis isolate bCorHaw1 chromosome 29, bCorHaw1.pri.cur, whole genome shotgun sequence includes:
- the ENSA gene encoding alpha-endosulfine isoform X1, whose protein sequence is MAAPLGTGAFTEETGQEKQDTQEKDRAVPPERAEEAKLKAKYPNLGQKPGGSDFLMKRLQKGQKYFDSGDYNMAKAKMKNKQLPSAGPDKNLVTGDHIPTPQDLPQRKSSLVTSKLAG, encoded by the exons ATGGCAGCCCCGCTCGGTACCGGCGCCTTCACGGAGGAGACCGGGCAGGAGAAACAG GACACTCAGGAGAAGGACAGAGCCGTCCCCCCCGAGAGGGCAGAGGAGGCAAAGCTCAAGGCCAAATATCCCAACCTGGGCCAGAAGCCCGGGGGCTCCGATTTCCTCATGAAGAGGCTGCAGAAAGGG CAAAAATACTTCGACTCTGGTGACTACAACATGGCCAAGGCGAAGATGAAGAACAAGCAGCTGCCAAGTGCAGGGCCTGACAAGAACCTGGTGACAGGAGACCACATCCCCACGCCCCAGGACCTGCCTCAGAGAAAGTCCTCGCTCGTCACCAGCAAGCTGGCGGGGTAG
- the GOLPH3L gene encoding Golgi phosphoprotein 3-like yields the protein MTTLTHRGRRVEGRNSDKKPDGEEDAAADRDLNEDDPDDSKDIRLTLMEEVLLLGLKDKEGYTSFWNDCISSGLRGGILIELALRGRIRLEPLSLRKKRLLERKVLLKSDAPTGDVLLDETLRHIKATESAETVQTWIELLTGETWNPFKLQYQLRNVRERLAKALVEKGILTTEKQNFLLFDMTTHPVSNASEKQRLVKKLQESVLERWVNDPQRMERRTLALLVLAHASDVLENVFASLADDKYDVAMNRTKDLLDMDPEVEAAKARGTEMIWAVLAAFNKS from the exons ATGACGACGCTCACGCACCGGGGCCGGCGGGTGGAGGGCAGAAACTCGGACAAGAAGCCGGACGGTGAGGAGGATGCGGCTGCAGACAGAGACCTGAACGAGGACGATCCTGATGACTCCAAAGACATCCGCCTCACGCTCATGGAggaggtgctgctcctggggctgaaGGACAAGGAG GGCTACACCTCCTTCTGGAACGACTGCATCTCCtcggggctgcggggcgggaTCCTCATCGAGCTGGCTCTGCGCGGCCGCATCCGCCTGGAGCCGCTGTCCCTGCGCAAGAAGAGGCTGCTGGAGAGGAAG GTGCTGTTGAAGTCGGATGCTCCGACCGGGGATGTGCTGCTGGATGAGACCCTGCGGCACATCAAGGCCACGGAGTCGGCGGAGACGGTTCAGACCTGGATAGAGCTGCTCACTG GAGAGACCTGGAACCCCTTCAAGCTGCAGTACCAGCTGCGCAACGTGCGGGAGCGCCTGGCCAAGGCGCTGGTTGAGAAGGGCATCCTGACCACGGAGAAGCAGAACTTCCTGCTCTTCGACATGACCACGCACCCCGTCAGCAACGCCTCCGAGAAGCAGCGCCTGGTGAAGAAGCTCCAGGAGAGCGTCCTGGAGCGCTGGGTCAACGACCCCCAGCGCATGGAGCGCAGGACTCTGGCCCTGCTGGTGCTGGCCCACGCCTCGGACGTGCTGGAGAACGTTTTCGCCAGCCTGGCCGATGACAAGTACGACGTGGCCATGAACAGGACCAAGGACCTGCTGGATATGGACCCTGAGGTGGAAGCTGCCAAAGCCAGGGGCACGGAGATGATCTGGGCTGTCCTGGCAGCCTTCAATAAGTCCTAA
- the ENSA gene encoding alpha-endosulfine isoform X2, with protein MAAWGDTQEKDRAVPPERAEEAKLKAKYPNLGQKPGGSDFLMKRLQKGQKYFDSGDYNMAKAKMKNKQLPSAGPDKNLVTGDHIPTPQDLPQRKSSLVTSKLAG; from the exons ATGGCGGCGTGGGGG GACACTCAGGAGAAGGACAGAGCCGTCCCCCCCGAGAGGGCAGAGGAGGCAAAGCTCAAGGCCAAATATCCCAACCTGGGCCAGAAGCCCGGGGGCTCCGATTTCCTCATGAAGAGGCTGCAGAAAGGG CAAAAATACTTCGACTCTGGTGACTACAACATGGCCAAGGCGAAGATGAAGAACAAGCAGCTGCCAAGTGCAGGGCCTGACAAGAACCTGGTGACAGGAGACCACATCCCCACGCCCCAGGACCTGCCTCAGAGAAAGTCCTCGCTCGTCACCAGCAAGCTGGCGGGGTAG